The proteins below come from a single Pseudomonadota bacterium genomic window:
- a CDS encoding transketolase, giving the protein MFEDEKLTESEIAKLTELSRLAKGDIVTMTRLAGTGHPGGSISSLDIYLTLFSHAKLQERPGDRIVVSHGHTSPGAYAALARLGHLPVDEVVAFFRKAGSPFEGHMVRGIPFIDWSTGNLGQGLSAGCGFAIASKIRKEDNHVYVLMGDGEQQKGQIGEARRFAKKYNLNNITVFIDYNRLQISGSIDSVMPQNIIENYLSDGWDVLEINGHDYNEIYTALRNTRSNDSPVCIVADTVMGNGIPFMENKEKYHGNPLNEKEYKDAMEALGLVDRFEFYKEKRKGIWSWQPSLNNETLSVRTGNPFTYKDEDKVDNRTAFGKALKDLGDLNIENGQIVCTFDCDLASSVKTGDFGKAYPDYFFQGGIQEHNTATIAGALSTTGILTFFADFGVFGIDETYNQERLNDINKTNLKLILTHVGLDVGPDGKTHQCVDYIGLARNLYNFRTIVPCDPNQMDRVVRHVAAVEGNFLVATGRNRWPVIAGKDGKPHYGEGYVFDYGKMDVLREGAEGAVITYGGMVSRALKIAENLAGKGVNLTVVNMPCVNEIDENVMGMLLKMPYIITYEDHNVYTGIAPVITSYLLRNKYQGRLESFGTKNYGASGDTDEVYAVEGLDVESMTVALLKMIK; this is encoded by the coding sequence ATGTTTGAAGATGAAAAATTGACTGAAAGCGAAATTGCGAAACTTACAGAATTATCAAGACTTGCAAAGGGGGATATTGTAACGATGACCCGTCTTGCCGGAACAGGGCATCCGGGTGGATCAATATCGTCCCTTGATATATATCTGACACTCTTTTCCCATGCAAAGTTGCAGGAAAGACCGGGAGACAGAATTGTAGTGAGTCATGGCCATACATCCCCCGGTGCCTATGCTGCCCTTGCAAGGCTTGGACATCTTCCCGTTGATGAGGTTGTTGCCTTTTTCAGGAAGGCAGGAAGTCCCTTTGAAGGGCATATGGTGAGAGGAATCCCCTTTATCGACTGGTCTACAGGCAATCTCGGTCAGGGGCTCTCTGCAGGGTGTGGCTTTGCCATTGCATCAAAAATCCGTAAGGAAGATAACCATGTTTATGTTCTCATGGGTGACGGTGAACAACAGAAAGGGCAGATAGGAGAGGCACGAAGGTTTGCAAAAAAGTATAATTTGAACAATATCACTGTTTTCATTGATTATAACCGGTTGCAGATCAGCGGGTCCATTGATAGCGTGATGCCCCAGAACATCATTGAAAATTATCTTTCTGACGGCTGGGATGTACTGGAGATAAACGGACACGATTATAACGAAATTTATACAGCGCTGAGAAATACAAGGTCTAATGATAGCCCTGTCTGTATTGTGGCGGACACAGTGATGGGAAATGGTATACCTTTTATGGAAAACAAGGAAAAATACCATGGGAACCCATTAAATGAAAAGGAATATAAGGACGCCATGGAAGCTTTGGGGCTTGTGGACAGATTTGAGTTTTACAAGGAAAAAAGAAAGGGAATCTGGAGCTGGCAGCCGTCCCTGAATAACGAAACCTTGTCGGTAAGGACAGGCAATCCATTTACCTATAAGGATGAAGACAAGGTTGACAACAGAACTGCCTTCGGGAAGGCATTAAAGGACCTTGGTGATTTAAATATTGAGAATGGACAGATAGTCTGTACCTTCGACTGTGACCTTGCAAGTTCTGTGAAAACGGGTGATTTCGGAAAGGCCTATCCGGATTATTTTTTTCAGGGCGGTATCCAGGAGCACAATACGGCCACAATTGCAGGGGCTTTGTCAACAACAGGGATACTTACTTTTTTTGCCGATTTCGGGGTTTTCGGGATAGATGAAACATATAACCAGGAACGTTTGAATGATATAAATAAAACCAACCTGAAGCTCATCCTTACCCATGTAGGGCTTGATGTGGGCCCTGACGGTAAAACGCACCAGTGCGTTGATTATATCGGTCTTGCCCGGAACCTCTATAATTTCAGGACAATCGTGCCATGTGACCCAAACCAGATGGACAGGGTTGTGAGACACGTTGCTGCTGTGGAGGGGAATTTCCTCGTAGCTACAGGACGGAACCGCTGGCCGGTTATTGCCGGAAAAGACGGGAAACCTCATTATGGCGAAGGATATGTGTTTGATTATGGCAAGATGGATGTATTGAGGGAGGGCGCCGAAGGTGCTGTAATCACGTATGGAGGCATGGTAAGCAGGGCGTTGAAAATTGCAGAGAATCTTGCAGGAAAAGGCGTAAACCTGACAGTGGTAAATATGCCCTGTGTTAATGAAATTGATGAAAATGTGATGGGTATGCTTTTAAAGATGCCTTATATAATTACCTATGAAGACCACAACGTTTATACAGGCATAGCCCCGGTTATTACTTCATACTTATTGAGGAACAAATATCAGGGCAGGTTGGAATCCTTCGGGACGAAAAATTATGGCGCCTCAGGTGACACCGATGAAGTATATGCAGTTGAAGGACTGGATGTGGAGTCCATGACAGTAGCATTGTTGAAGATGATAAAGTAA
- the nth gene encoding endonuclease III — translation MAKDVRSIIDKLKTMHGEPRCELNFTNPLELVVATVLSAQCTDERVNKVTVTLFKKYRNIYDYINLINEELENDIRSTGFYKNKAKAIKNITEEIRDRFHGEVPRDIDTFATVKGIGRKSANLIVGLAFDKPAVIVDTHVIRLSNRIGFSDKKDPDRIEQDIKKVVPEDMWTAFSLLITLHGRYLCKARKPECERCLLQNECDYWIGGRSDV, via the coding sequence ATGGCAAAAGACGTTCGATCGATAATTGATAAGCTCAAAACGATGCATGGCGAGCCGAGATGTGAATTGAACTTCACTAATCCCCTTGAGCTTGTTGTTGCTACCGTTTTGTCTGCCCAATGTACAGATGAACGCGTCAACAAGGTAACGGTAACGCTTTTTAAAAAATATCGAAATATCTATGACTATATTAATTTAATTAATGAAGAACTTGAGAATGATATCAGAAGTACTGGATTTTATAAGAATAAAGCGAAGGCTATTAAAAATATCACAGAGGAAATCCGGGACAGGTTTCATGGCGAAGTGCCCCGGGATATAGATACCTTTGCAACAGTTAAGGGGATCGGCAGAAAATCTGCGAATTTAATAGTTGGACTGGCCTTTGATAAGCCGGCAGTAATTGTAGATACACACGTAATCAGGCTGTCGAACAGGATTGGATTTTCCGATAAAAAAGACCCGGATAGAATAGAGCAGGATATAAAAAAAGTAGTACCGGAGGATATGTGGACGGCATTTTCTCTGCTTATAACCCTTCACGGGCGATACCTGTGCAAGGCAAGAAAGCCGGAATGTGAAAGATGTCTTCTGCAAAATGAGTGTGATTACTGGATTGGAGGAAGAAGTGATGTTTGA